The Thermoanaerobaculia bacterium genomic sequence CGGCGAGGAGGCGCCGGTCGTGTCGTGCGGCACGGACGTCGACGAGATCGCCGCCAAAACGGCGGGGATCTCGCCGGACCCCGACCGGATCATCTATGCGGGTCGGCTGCTCGCCCACAAGCGCGTCGACCTTCTGCTCGACGCGCTCGCGCTCCTTCCGCACGTCCGCCTCGTCGTGTACGGGAGAGGGCCGGAGCGGGAACGTCTCGGCCAACGGGCGCGGCGTCTCGGCATCGAGAATCGCGTGGATTTCCGGGCGCCCGCCCCGGAACGCGTCGAGCTGTGGCGGGAGATCCGCCGTTCCGCGCTCGCGATCCAGCCCTCGGCGCGCGAGGGATTCGGGATCTTTCCGCTCGAGGCGATGGCGGCGGGGG encodes the following:
- a CDS encoding glycosyltransferase — protein: GEEAPVVSCGTDVDEIAAKTAGISPDPDRIIYAGRLLAHKRVDLLLDALALLPHVRLVVYGRGPERERLGQRARRLGIENRVDFRAPAPERVELWREIRRSALAIQPSAREGFGIFPLEAMAAGVPVVCVRAELNAVPELVRPGIEGACAEANAESLAEAVRGLLGVPQRAAMGERARLRAAGYRADDAAAAIESAFEKLLRRAGIPVRPPPSREERDPAA